One window of the Rosa rugosa chromosome 3, drRosRugo1.1, whole genome shotgun sequence genome contains the following:
- the LOC133738898 gene encoding probable transcription factor KAN4 → MMYLSSNSNPIMRTTSSPLPDLSLQISPPSDHYEMGLARKALNGDRSSTTDSTSSGSDLSHENVLYHLDQRTNYNLTSAAPEPNLSLGLEMKDIMSSSTSSTPLLPRNFNHHHPQIYGRDFKRSARTVGNVKRSVRAPRMRWTTTLHAHFVHAVQLLGGHERATPKSVLELMNVKDLTLAHVKSHLQMYRTVKSTDHKGTGNEGQQIDMGLDQNPGNNNAQVNGSVLPCDSEKAINSPPTLLLQNPSRGSWHFARETNGSCKLSHGNSLTYSHSPSSNGTKVEEEDSGSGRQLDCSSLSSSDHMYLNLEFTLGRPSGEWSMLNTLNLQMT, encoded by the exons ATGATGTACCTGAGCTCAAACTCAAACCCTATAATGAGAACTACTTCTTCACCCTTGCCTGATCTCTCTTTACAGATCAGCCCACCATCAGATCACTACGAGATGGGTTTAGCAAGAAAAGCACTTAACGGTGATAGGAGCTCAACCACCGACTCCACTAGTAGTGGGAGTGATTTGAGTCATGAAAATGTTCTCTACCACTTGGATCAGAGGACTAATTATAATCTCACTTCCGCTGCGCCcgagccaaatttgagtttaGGTCTTGAAATGAAGGATATCATGAGTAGTAGTACTAGTTCAACACCTCTACTGCCAAGAAACTtcaatcatcatcatcctcaaatCTACGGCCGAGATTTCAAAAGAAGCGCCAGAACTGTCGGGAATGTGAAAAGAAGCGTCAGAGCTCCGAGGATGCGGTGGACTACAACCCTTCATGCCCATTTCGTTCATGCAGTCCAGCTTCTCGGCGGCCATGAAA GAGCAACGCCAAAATCGGTGTTAGAGTTGATGAATGTGAAGGATCTAACTCTTGCACACGTGAAGAGTCATTTGCAG ATGTATAGAACAGTGAAGAGCACTGACCACAAAGGAACAG GAAACGAAGGGCAGCAGATAGATATGGGTTTGGACCAAAATCCAGGGAATAATAATGCTCAAGTAAATGGATCAGTACTACCTTGTGATTCTGAGAAAGCTATTAATTCACCTCCAACACTGCTTCTGCAAAATCCCAGCAG AGGATCATGGCATTTTGCAAGGGAGACAAATGGCAGCTGCAAACTAAGTCATGGAAATTCTTTGACGTATTCTCATTCCCCATCCTCAAATGGCACCAAG gtggaggaggaggattcGGGTTCAGGCCGCCAGTTGGATTGTAGCTCCTTGTCATCTTCGGATCATATGTATCTTAACCTAGAGTTCACCCTTGGAAGGCCAAGTGGCGAATGGTCTATGCTCAACACCCTCAACCTTCAAATGACTTGA
- the LOC133739065 gene encoding uncharacterized protein LOC133739065 produces MDFLVIVLVLNFRFNNDDWRNDWCIKKWDDNGSRVVEAQCGFFEILSAARWLTIAFAQNAWCLDLGRLSVGFGVESR; encoded by the exons ATGGACTTTCTTGTGATCGTTTTAGTACTCAATTTTCGGTTTAACAATGACGATTGGAGGAATGATTGGTGCATTAAGAAATGGGACGATAACGGATCTCGAGTCGTAGAGGC ACAATGTGGTTTTTTTGAAATACTTAGTGCTGCAAGGTGGCTCACTATAGCATTTGCACag AATGCTTGGTGCCTGGATTTAGGACGGTTGTCAGTGGGATTTGGCGTCG AAAGTAGGTAG
- the LOC133741451 gene encoding cytochrome P450 CYP82D47-like yields the protein MEIFVLPYLNTGATAGLSLAILVFSYFILTKRSRANRSPKPPQVSGGWPLLGHLHLLGGSKQLPHITLGALTDKYGPIFTINIGIHSTLVLNTWEAAKECFTTNDSVVSSRPATIAAKHLSYNYAMFGFGPYGPYWREIRKLTSQELLSNSRLELLKHVRVSEVEMSLKQLYKLWSQRKDTISTSTGQVSVEMKQWFGDLTLNVVLRMIAGKRYFNVADGNLTDEKEARRCQKAVRGFFHLVGVFVLGDAVPWLKWWDLGGQQKAMKDTAKELDLIAMEWLEEHKHRRTTLGKAKSDQDFMDVMLSVLDGSHVAGFDADTVVKATCLALLSGGTDTTTVTLTWALSLLLNNPQALKKVYEELDHQVGRERLVNESDINNLEYLQATVKEVMRLCPAGPLSGQREVTEDCTVGGYHIPRGTWLMVNLSKVQTDPRVWADPMEFKPERFLTTHKGTDVKGQHFVLMPFGSGRRACPGITFGLQMTLLSLAGFLQGFEVSTPGTEPVDMTGSVGLTNMKSTPLRVLVKPRLSPNLYQSE from the exons ATGGAAATTTTCGTTCTTCCATACCTAAATACCGGCGCTACAGCTGGGCTCTCACTTGCCATACTTGTGTTTTCCTACTTTATCCTAACTAAGAGGTCCCGAGCCAATAGGAGTCCCAAACCCCCTCAAGTCTCAGGTGGATGGCCTCTGTTAGGCCATCTCCACCTCCTTGGAGGATCCAAGCAGCTTCCCCATATAACCTTGGGAGCCTTGACCGACAAGTATGGACCAATCTTCACCATCAATATTGGCAtccactccactcttgtgttaAATACTTGGGAAGCGGCCAAGGAATGTTTCACCACCAACGACTCGGTTGTTTCCTCCCGTCCCGCTACGATAGCTGCCAAACACTTGAGCTACAACTATGCCATGTTCGGATTTGGCCCCTACGGTCCATACTGGCGTGAAATACGCAAGTTGACATCCCAAGAGCTACTCTCAAACAGCAGGCTCGAGCTACTCAAACATGTTCGGGTATCCGAAGTAGAGATGAGTTTGAAACAGTTATACAAGCTATGGAGCCAAAGAAAAGATACAATCAGCACCAGCACGGGCCAAGTTTCGGTGGAGATGAAGCAGTGGTTTGGGGATTTGACACTAAACGTGGTTTTAAGGATGATTGCTGGAAAGCGATACTTCAATGTCGCTGATGGTAATTTGACCGACGAAAAAGAGGCACGACGGTGCCAAAAGGCCGTGAGGGGGTTCTTCCATTTGGTGGGAGTTTTTGTGTTGGGTGATGCAGTTCCATGGCTCAAGTGGTGGGATTTAGGTGGGCAGCAGAAGGCTATGAAAGACACTGCAAAGGAACTCGATCTTATAGCTATGGAGTGGTTGGAGGAGCACAAGCATAGAAGAACAACTTTGGGGAAGGCTAAAAGCGACCAAGATTTCATGGATGTGATGCTTTCCGTCCTTGATGGATCGCATGTTGCAGGGTTTGATGCTGATACCGTCGTTAAAGCAACATGTTTG GCTTTGTTATCTGGAGGCACTGACACAACAACGGTGACCCTAACGTGGGCGCTCTCACTGCTGTTAAACAACCCCCAAGCACTGAAGAAGGTCTATGAAGAACTAGACCATCAAGTTGGCAGAGAAAGATTAGTGAACGAATCAGATATAAACAACCTGGAGTATCTACAAGCCACTGTTAAAGAAGTAATGCGCTTATGCCCAGCTGGACCACTCTCTGGTCAGAGGGAAGTCACTGAGGACTGCACTGTTGGAGGGTACCATATCCCAAGAGGCACTTGGTTGATGGTCAACCTGTCGAAGGTCCAGACTGACCCGCGGGTTTGGGCCGACCCGATGGAGTTCAAGCCAGAGAGATTTCTCACCACCCATAAGGGTACTGATGTCAAGGGTCAGCATTTTGTGCTGATGCCATTTGGGAGTGGTCGAAGAGCTTGCCCTGGAATTACTTTTGGACTTCAAATGACCCTTTTGTCCCTGGCTGGTTTTCTTCAAGGTTTTGAGGTCTCAACTCCAGGGACCGAACCAGTTGACATGACTGGAAGCGTCGGACTTACAAACATGAAATCCACCCCACTTCGAGTTCTCGTCAAACCACGCTTGTCCCCAAATCTGTATCAATCAGAATAA
- the LOC133738887 gene encoding cytochrome P450 82A3-like: protein MDHLLAYVNLYVTAGLIFAITIVLYFYYFSQRRTWRASAKRRLAPQAKGAWPVLGHLPLLGGSTPPQIILGAMADKYGPLFTIRLGIYPTLVVSSSEMAKECFTIHDMAASSRPKMAAVELMGYNYAMFGFAPSGPYWREVRKLATLGLLSNRRIQLLKDIRVSEVASFLKELYNTWSASSNTDHNHVALVELKQWFGDLTLNVILRMVAGKRYSFISDSANDDEKKEAGRVQDAVRKLFYFTGVFLVGDLVPYLRWLDLGGHEKAMKKTAKEIDAILGEWIQEHKQRRRAGDTGEHDFMDAMLTVLQGEDLGGYDADTVNKATCLDLILGGSDTTMATLTWAVSLLLNNRQVLKQAQDELDAEVGREKIVSESDTSKLVYIQAIVKETLRLYPAVPLSAQHEFTEDCTVNGYHVEKGTRLITNLWKIQTNPRIWPDPLEFKPERFLTTHMNMDVRGQHFELIPFGSGRRSCPGLSFALQMVQFTLASFLHAFEISTPSNELVDMSESFGLTNVKATPLKVFIKPRLCTKLYE, encoded by the exons ATGGATCATCTCCTTGCTTATGTGAACTTATATGTCACGGCGGGATTAATCTTCGCAATAACAATCGTCCTATATTTCTATTATTTTTCGCAGAGAAGGACATGGAGAGCTTCCGCTAAGCGCAGATTAGCACCTCAAGCCAAGGGAGCATGGCCCGTGCTTGGCCACCTTCCGTTGCTAGGAGGATCCACACCTCCCCAGATCATCCTGGGAGCCATGGCTGACAAGTATGGTCCCCTTTTTACTATACGCCTTGGAATCTATCCAACTTTGGTGGTGAGCAGTAGTGAAATGGCTAAGGAATGCTTTACAATCCATGACATGGCTGCGTCCTCGCGCCCCAAAATGGCAGCTGTGGAACTCATGGGATACAACTATGCCATGTTTGGATTTGCACCCTCCGGACCATATTGGCGAGAAGTGCGTAAACTAGCAACCTTGGGGTTGCTCTCCAACCGCCGGATTCAGTTGCTTAAAGACATTCGAGTCTCCGAAGTGGCTAGCTTCCTGAAAGAATTGTACAACACTTGGAGTGCAAGTAGTAATACAGATCATAACCATGTAGCTTTGGTCGAGTTGAAACAATGGTTTGGGGACTTGACTCTTAACGTTATACTTAGAATGGTAGCTGGAAAACGCTACTCATTCATAAGTGATTCCGCGAATGATGATGAGAAGAAAGAAGCGGGTCGCGTGCAGGATGCAGTGAGGAAGTTATTTTACTTTACTGGGGTGTTTTTGGTGGGTGACTTGGTTCCTTACCTTCGGTGGTTGGAT ttaGGTGGTCATGAAAAGGCCATGAAAAAAACTGCAAAAGAaatcgacgccattcttggggAGTGGATACAAGAGCATAAGCAAAGGAGAAGAGCAGGTGACACCGGGGAGCATGACTTCATGGACGCCATGCTTACTGTGCTTCAAGGTGAAGACCTTGGCGGTTACGATGCGGATACAGTCAACAAAGCCACATGCTTG GATTTGATTTTAGGAGGTAGCGACACCACCATGGCTACATTGACATGGGCAGTATCACTATTATTGAACAATCGTCAAGTATTGaaacaagctcaagatgaattGGATGCAGAAGTCGGCAGAGAAAAAATTGTGAGCGAGTCGGATACAAGCAAGCTGGTGTATATCCAAGCCATAGTGAAAGAAACGCTGCGCTTATACCCTGCAGTACCATTATCAGCACAGCATGAGTTCACGGAGGACTGCACCGTGAATGGCTATCACGTCGAAAAGGGGACCCGCTTGATCACGAACCTTTGGAAGATTCAAACCAATCCACGAATCTGGCCTGACCCATTAGAATTCAAACCGGAGAGATTTCTCACCACTCACATGAACATGGATGTTAGGGGTCAGCATTTTGAACTAATCCCTTTCGGAAGTGGTAGAAGATCTTGTCCTGGGTTATCGTTTGCTCTTCAGATGGTACAATTTACTTTGGCTAGCTTTTTACATGCATTCGAAATCTCAACACCATCCAATGAGCTCGTTGATATGTCTGAGAGTTTTGGACTCACAAATGTTAAGGCCACCCCACTTAAAGTTTTCATCAAACCTCGCTTATGTACTAAACTTTATGAATAA